TCAATTTATGGAGTAGTTGACAGGGTTTTTCATTCCCTTACTTAACAACTGCCTTGTCTCTTATTGTGTGAACATTTTCAGAAAGAGGtgcctgtatgtgtgtgcagtGGCGTGCAACGGGGGGAGGAGGGTCACCGATGCCATTTTGGTGCCCGCGGACCACTGTGCCCTCGTAATGCCACTTCTCCCTTGCCCCTCTGGAGGTCTGTGCATTccactgtgtttgtgtctgtgtgatttGCTGCTCTGTGTGAGACTATTCAAGCATAGAACCCCTTGAGTCTGTTAATGGTGGATAATGAATTGTTCATGCCTCAGTGGGCATCCATGACCCCACACTAAATGACCTGCTCTGTCCGTGTAGCTTTATAAATTATGACCCAATTTATTCTGTCAAGCAATTTAATGATTAAAATTGGcaaattataaatgtgttttttattttcataaataattgcatGGCACAAGACCTGTGATAATGATTGTTGAAAGTTTAAAGTCTTTATTCAGTGGCACAACAGTACAGGTTCCAGATTTTTTTGGGTAAAGCAAGGGGGTAAAGAGCAAGGAGTTTGGAGCTGGTTTGTTATGAGAGCAAAGTCTGTGTTTACATAAGACCCTGTAGGTAAATTTGTAGGGGTTGTCTATTGGCTAATGAAGTGTATGTAGGTCATTTAATTGAGGGTAGAAGCCAAATGTTGTTCTTAGTCTAACAACACACCAATGACCTTTCCCCCTACCCTGCCTCTATAACATAAACGCTCTCTCTCTTGCTTGCtctgtaatatatttaatgttttatcctTCACTCTTCCCGTCACTTGTACTCATTGGCACTcgcacaaatacaaatacaaaaacacaacagaaccTTGACACATATGACAGTTTCTGTCAATCTTACATAAGAAATGAGTGCTATATGCTGGGCCTGGTTTTGACTCAGAAATTGAGAATGTGGAAGAACTGAGATTACATTACAGACATGTTATAAATCATGTGGGTGTGGTCAGAACTGTGGTTTAGTGGACTGGGTACATGCTTGGAGCACATAGGAGCTCAAGGGGACTCTGACTGGGTCATGTCGTGATTTCTGTCTTACTGTCTCTTCTACTTTCAGTTGAATAAAATGATAATGACCAGTGTGTGTCTattctattttagatttaatttgaCTGTTTTTGCCTTCATTGAGACTGGACATTAAAGATAATTTATAGGAAGTAAGGTTAGAGAGATAGGATAATGGGATCTGTAAAGGACCACAAGCCACAAATTAAACCAGGGTTCAAACAAGCTAtgtaaaataacataaacatagaatatttctttatttcagcaATTTGCCTTGCATTTAATTTAGAgacacagataaaaaaatataaacaatataaaacaatataaaaataaaaactaattcaacaataataaaataaaaattatttgtatctcaatgataaaaaaaatgtcagagcACTACCCATAAAGCTATTGGCTTTAACAAGTGTATGTGCCTTAGTTTAGACATACATCTTCTGATGCTACTTGGACACATGGGGGGATTTGGGTCTTTAATCATCATCAACATTTCAAAAGTTGCTTATACAGTCAACACAACCGAACAGAAGAATGTTATTTCTCAGATTAATATTACGTTTACCAAACTGAAAATCGATCCTCAGATTGGCATACTGCAATCATTGAGCAAAAACCTGTAAACAAACATTATGCGTACGTGACTTTAGTCTGCTGGGGTCATGACTTGAAAGTAAAAACCAGGATCCTGTGTGTTCTTCTTAAATAAACTCAACATGAACATTTGATCCTCTTTGGTCTACATTCATTAGGGGTGTGTCATGGACCAAAGTGTTCTTGTAAAATATGTTCAAACTCACAGTCTGCTGGCATTTGATGAGTTTGCTAGTCATTTGCTGTATGGcagtttgtttgttctgttttccGTAGGCTTTtgacagtgtatgtgtgttttgaaggggtggaaatattttcttttgtcaaTGTGTGATTGACAGCAACTGAAGTTATCAGTATGTAACATTCACCTTTAAAAAGCTTTAAATGATTGGTGATTTAAAGCTTTTGGCTCAAACAACACATCTAAATGAATAACAGCTTTTCAATAACTGAGGAAATATGGTTTCAATCATGGTCTAACACCATTATGAATTATATTGGCATAAATAACTGCAGTGGCCTGACAACTGAAAACAAGAATCTACAAATGTACCTTGATAGATTTATGTGCTTGAATGTGAGCAAATAAGATATCTAGTATTGTCAACCACTTGACAAGTCAAAAAATAGTTGGATTTGCAAGTTTAAGATGTCATTTTGTTTCATGCATCAATTGCTATAAAGGTTCATTTCTGAAAAGTAAAgtcacattttatttgaatatgtacAAATTTGTTTACTTGCTGGCAAAGTGCTGTCCTTGTACTCATGCACAACACAGGTTCTCCCTGTACCTCTAGATGTACTTTATCACTGAAACTCATGGTGACCCAAAGTCCTGCACAACTATGAATACCGGTCAAAAGAACACCATCTGCTCTTTCAGTATCCATGTGGATTCTGTCCAGTTTCATAGGTTACACCAGAGTTGTTGTGGAACAGTCTTTATCTTTTCACTGACACCCTGTTCACATGTGTCTGTTTCATTGCTATTTTATGGGTCAGCAGATATTTGTATGTGTGAACAGTAATGACTGGTGTCTGTTATTTGATCTCtcatgatatataaatattattatatgtgcAGTTCTCTGCCATATTTTAAACTTTAGAGAAAGGAATAGAAGTATCACAGGCACATTGCTATAGCGTGAAATGCCCTTCTTTGATGCTGAAAACAGCAACTCTTTTACTCTATTAAAGGCACATACAGAACAAAATGGTAGTTTTGAGAAATGCTTTATACTCAAAACAGCATAAATGaatctgttttgttttacatGGAGCCTTATGGGAGCCAACCACGTGCATCACACAGCCAGCCAAATACTGCTTTACCACAACAACTCACCATTATGAATCATGACTCAGTGAATAGtgcatttttaaagtaaatgaaaaacaatattttttgtattatgctATTCATATCGCTATGCAAGTTGTATGACTCATGTATGagcaacataaacaaaaaatacaatataaatgtgCAGCTTTgaatatacaataaaacattatAGTGTTCAGTTGTTTGTTTGATCCAATGCATGTAACAATATCAAAATTATCATCAAGAATATCATATTTAGGTATTTCCTAGGGAGCGTACAGCCAACAACACATCTATGTCACAACATGGCTATTTCTGACTCCATGTGCAAGCCACCCACTAATGCAATATTTGGTCACATGACCATGGCAACCAGTGAACTTCTATTGATCACGGTGTTAAGTTGTGAAGGGTGAGCAGAGACATGTCCTGGTCACGCGAGTAACACTAAGAAGATAATCCTGATTGCGCAGCTTGTTTGTTTACTTCATAAACAGCtttacaaaagaaaattaaaaagtggGTATAGTGAGTTTTATACATATGTACAATACAAACTCACAGCTAATAAAATCATTccttaattttaaatattgaaataaatataaaacaggccactttaacatattaaaatgattcataaatGATGTAGGTGTATGAAATTTagtggtcgccgtgattttgccaagtaggacatgttcctggatcaacattactgtccaaaaatataaaataaatccagACCCTACCCTTAAACCTACAGTAACCtcacccataatttattcctaaaatcagtttGAAATGGTAGCtcattaacaagggtgtagaagcacataaccctgattgtaagcctaaaacagttgattctgattggttaattggaatgttgttccaggatcaacaaggatgtacttggtgaaatcacagaCAACGACATTTAGTAGGgagcagaaataaaataactgttttatttttagtttaatcatgttatttaaagagtgtcAGTTAGTTTAAATAGCATCTGCAAGTCTAGGGCTCATTGCATCATGATAGTTTGCAGTCTCTGCTTAGTTTCTGCAAGAGTGAAATTTTGTGTAACTTTGGGGCTGATTTCATAAGTTTGCTGAGACAAAATTAACTCAAAATGCCCCCGGATGAATGGGAAAGCCAGAAAGAACAGCTTGTGGAGGCTTCCATGTAAAATGGTTTACAGAAGAACTAACAGAATTAATATCTATTTTTAGGGTATTTTAGGGTTACGGTTTAAAATTAGTATGACTTGGCTTGACAAATACAACACTGGGTCAAATGAGTCAGTTAAATATATCATCAGTATGTTAAGTTCACTGGGTTCATGCATATGGATGTATGTAATGCAGTGAAAGATTGCAGGACACTGAAGGACTTGTGGGAGTGAGAGAAACCCATTacccccgtgtgtgtgtgtgtgtgtgtgtgtgtggttgtgacTCTGAGATTGCACAGCTTTAGGTGCTTTAGGATAAGATTTGCTTCCATTTCAGTTGGATTCACTTCAGGCCTCAGAACAAAACATTCACTGCTGAATCAGCTTCTATTCATAAAGAAGAACTCTTTAGACTCTCTAGACTTTTTACATTATGTCCATCAATGGTTTATGTGTTTATATAGTCAGGTCTCATTAATAGAGATTTAATGCATTCCAGAAAGTTTCCAAATATcctttttagaaatatatttcagatataatTTAACAGACTTTCAAAACTTtacctgaaaaaacaaaacaaaaacaggattaGAGCAGTTCTTGTGATGTCATAACGGCTGTTCACACTAAGAATGATAATAATGGTAACTTATGATAACCCACATCAATGGCCAATAACAATTTTATGTGTGGTCCATATTTTCTACTCAAAAGTGAAGTTCTAACTTTGACTGggaaataaatcatttttgctAAATggagcaaaataaataatattttccagAATCAGCACCTAATGAAATGAGATGTAAATTGCCAGAGACCAAATACACAGTTTTCAATCCAATTTCTACTGCTGGATGACTTCATACCAGTCTCAAACAATGGCTCATTGACCAAATACTGGCAAAAGCAAACTGGGTGGTGTCCACCACTGAACTAGAATTAATGTAACTATTGTTACAGTTTGACCTAAAGCAGATTCAGAATCTGTTTTTGAAGGAGAGTACTCTAAAATCTGTATCATAGGTTTCTATGGCCTGCTGGCACTGATGTCCAGTGGTGTCAACAGCTGCAGTAAATGCctctttaaaaatagcagaagaATGATGCTCCAAAAAAGTACTGTATATCAGATATCACATTATGTCAGAATTGCAGGATAGCAAAGAAacaatgaaaataacaacaactcaCAAAGACATATTTTTATACAGATAGAAACTGAATGAAGCAAAACCGAGTGCATGCATCCTCAACCACATGTTTGCAATTCGTCCACaggaaataacaaaataaatcaattcttTGAGTTGgtaaagcccccccccccaaaaaaaacactttttgcgTGCCCTTTTTTTGGTTACAGAGCAGGAAATCACAGCTGCATGGACAAATCCACACCATAACCAGCTCCACTTCCCTCCTCACTCAGAGAACCCTTGTTCTTGACAGATTGTGAATGCTGCACTGTTCTCCTGCCATCGCTGAGGCCTGTTTATGGCTCCTGCCCCagactaactctctctctctctctctctcgttctctttctCTCAACCCTTTAATGTTTGAATAACATCAGTTTTAGAATCATGGAAAATGGAGGCAAATGTCCTGCTCTGGCTGAAGGTTTGGAGACTCAAATAAAAGATTGCTGAGACATGGTGAGGTAGTCTAGCGGTGAgctcattaatgctgcttattCAACTCAcaaataagtttaaatatatgaaattggTGCACATActacttttttttcataaatcatgaACGTTTTTGCTATGTCATACAGTACATTTCGTGCTATGAGAAACCATGATCTTTGCAACAACTGAAAGCATGTTTTAGGAAAGAGCTGAATAATTTTCCGAAAAGTATTTCACATAGTTTAAATATCATCAGTTTGAGCCACTAAAGCTGATTTCTAAGGCCCTGTTGTCCAACTGACAGAGACAAACACATAAAAAGCACTACTTTGGGCCTGTCTTTGGGTTTTGGTTACACAAGAATGAGGGAAGAGGTGCAAAATGCTTGCCAGCCACGTGATTTACAATTTAAGAATGCAAAACTTACAATGCTCCCTTTTCACAAACTGTGATGATGCATTTCAATGGTCATCAGCATCGTAAATCctgcagtttttatattttcattaaaaaaaaaagtctaacacTATACTTGATGTTATATTACCTTTGCATCAAATTTGTTAAAGTTACTGTGAGGGTGTTTCTAATTTGTTTCTAATACAGCTGTGGGAGTGACTGTTAATTTGACATTGTTTGTTCTTCTGACTGCTATTAACAATCAAAGTTGAGGAGCTTTTCTTTAGCCCAATTCAATTGTCCTGCAGAGGCATGTCAAGTTACTTCTAACTTTCTTATCTCAAAAAGtggtacttttatttatttatttacttttaaatttagaaCTGGCTATTTAAGGTTATCATGGTGTGTACACTGCAGTTGATATTGGAATAACCTGAAAGAACCTCTACTATCAACATGTTGTTCCTCTTTTCACTGGTTTAAAAAATGGTGGCCAAGATAGGCTTGGCATGAGGGAAGGTTTTTTTGAACTGTGTGTTCAGTACATGATCAGGCAGAGGGTGTTCACATCCAGGGTTTTCAGAGGTCTTGTGTCTTTTGTCTAAATCAGCTTTCCATTAATACGTAATACGAGTTGTTTCATATATGGGAGTGCTtttaaacatttccaaaaagTAGGAAAGTTGAGAATGCAGCTCTCTACATTCCTCACTGAGTAGAGAAGACCCTGGAGCTAATGTTGAACCTTACATTGACATATTTATAAAACCCAGGTGTCAGGCTTTACTTCATCAACTGGACCTGTCTTTTCTCATCAGAAATCTGCAGTGTTTAACTTGAATACTTTAGTTAATTTAGCAGTCAATTTGTTTATAACCGAGAGCAAGAATATCCCTTGTGTTTTGTCCTAAACCTTTTTATGATACCAGCTTAATTGCTACCAATACAATATAGTCAgctctaaatatttaatttttctagTCTTGATTCTTGGTTTTGTTAGATTATTCTCTAAATTGGTTCAATtggtaatttcttattttgttacttaATCTTTTATTAGTTCATTGGCTTATATCTTTCCTTGTCTtgagtttaatttgtgtttttgtggaacATTGTCCTGTCTAGTCTTGTGTTCGAGTTCCTGACCTGTTCCTCTGTGTCCTGCCCTGGTTCTACCTACCTGGCACTTGGTCTGTTTCAGAGTCAGTGTTCAACAAGTAtctgagctctgctctatggtgcCTCGTGTGGTCTTCTCCATCAGCCTGGTTTAGCTGCCCCCTCTGTTGCCAAGTATTCTGCCAGTATTCTGCCGTCCTGAAGCTTTCCAAGAGGCCTCCCCTAGCTGTTCCTGTTTACTGTTTTCCTGTGGTATCTATTGTTCACTTCACTACCCTCTTGTATCCGTCCGTTTTGTCAATAAAACATTATTACCTCACACTGCAGTTGGGTCCTCCCTCCTAGATCCCTGACATAGGTGCTAAATTCCTGttgcaaaattaaatcagcatctccattaagcttgtcagcagattgaagcataaagtgctccaaaatctcttgGTAGATGGCTGCaatgactttggacttgataaaacacaatgaaccaacaccagcagatgtcaaGGCACCCAAATaatctctgacttcagaaacctCACACTAGACTTTGGATTCTgagcctctccagtcttcctccagactccaaaccttgatttccaaattaaatgcaatatttactttcatttgaaaagaggactgtgaacCACTGAGCAACAGCCCAGTTCTTTTCCTCCTTACCTctggtgaaatgcttctgatgtttttttttttttctggttcagaagtggcttggtTTTAGGAATGTGAAAGCTGTAGCCCTTTGCTTGAAGATGTCTGAGCTTGATGACTCTTGATGCCTgcctccagcttcagtccactccttgtgaagctctcccaagttcttgaatcggcttttcctgacaatcttcccaaggctgaagTCATccatgttgcttgtgcaccttttcctaccacactttttccttccagtcaactttctataaatttattttgatacagcactctgtgaacagccagccctttcagcaatgaccttctgtggcttaccctccttgtggagggtgttgatgattgtcttctggacaactgtcaagccagtagtctttcccataattgtggttgcatgttctaaactagcccaagagatACCCAGTATTTCTACtcaaaattatttaaactaaTCAAGCTGAAAATGgattattctaattttttgagacactgaattttttattttcctaagtcgtaacaaacagaattacaacaaaaaactgttgaaatatttcagtttgtgtgcaatgaatctataatatacaaaagtttacttttttgaattaaattctaaaaaataaaaaaattttgtttgaGCAAAATGGTATACACTGTGCTGCCAACAACATTACAGTCAAGCAATATCAAATGTTAGTATTCTCTTCCACCATCTTCTGAATTGCTGAAAATTGTGAATTTAGTTTTGTTGGGTTTAGTATAATGCCACCTTTATACTCAAAAACTTCTATAAAAGGATGCATTACATATGTATTACCTGACCATTTTAGAGGTTTCACACACAGGTCTCTGTTCGGGCTAATACAGGGTTGTTTATGATCAAAGTTATGATCAAAGATATACAACTCCAATTTAAGTTACTTTTGGGTGCAATAACTTTTACATCGAATGTAAAGTCTGTGTTTTATCAAAAAACACATAGGGATACTTAGGACACctaatactacaaaaaaaaaaagctgaaaaacctTTTGTTAGAATTTGTTTAGGGTTAGGTGTTTTATTTCCATATATGCAGCTGCCTAATAATGAAGTATGAAGTCTACACTGGACAGATCAGGCAAATTCTTACTTAGTCTGACTAAAGTTATTGAGAAACAGAATCTGaaaatgtgaaacattattaattttatttttataaaaaaatcacacaaaatacaTACTAATTTACCAAGACATCCATTCTTTAATAAAATACAGCCATTCTTATCTTCACATCTGATTCAAACATGACATCATAACCAATTCCACTCATATTCACTGAATTGCACATAAAAATTACCCAACAAAAGACACTACTtaatttacaatgacatttgCTGAGATCCTAAGGCACAGGAACCATCTTCGTGGCATTTGTTTAGCTTATTGCAAACAAACACCTAAATGTGTGTGCATCTTGCAGATAAAAAAGCTTGATAAACAAAATGATCTAAAACCAAATTTATTTCAAAGCTGATTTAGAGTacatattaaatatgataaatatgaattattattttttttccttctgaaaGTTTGTAACCAGTAAATGTTACCCCTTCAATATGAAGGACAATCTCACCGGTTGCATACCAACTGTTCATCTCTTCCATAATAGAATCTTCAACTGGAAATCGGCTGAAAATTGTCTAGTGAGACCAATGCTTTAGATACAAATATCATCAAATATTTAGACTTGATTTTCATTTGGTATCATTTTTTATAGTGCAAAGTCTGCAAACAGGGCACACAATGGCAGcagtttaacaaaaaattatCTTAGCACACATAAGACACATTTTATACAAGACCACCGGCTAGTGGTCTTGTTTACAGGTGTGTCTAGCTCTTTAGGAAAGGGGTCATCATACACATTTTACTtaacaaaagaataaaatatgCTGTGTTGCACTGCAGCAACATGTTCCATCTAAAAGAAATAAGGTTGAAGAAATAAGGCTCTGTGACCATTTCAACCAGCTTCTCTTCCCTCTTTAGTCTGCTAATAGACAGCTGATCTAGGTCTACTTGTAAAGTTATCAACAGGTATATCATATTAAGAGCTTTTAAGAGAACATTAAACTTCTTCTGCTGTCATACTGAAAGATTCATTGTTGTTAAAACCTTTCAGCACATTTGGATAGTTTGGACAGAGAACTCAAGTCACCAGAAGGGCCCACTGGTTGCAATGTTCCCCCAACTCTGCCAGTTTTGAAAAATGCTATTGGATTCATACAGACTTTTACATTTTGAAAcctccttgttttgtgttttcttgACTAACTTATTGGATTCATTCGGTTTCTTTCCCCGGTTTGAGGAATTCTGTGTATTGTTTTGTTGCAAAGATGTTGAAACCAGTCCATAGTTTCTGCCATCGTTGTTGTCCCAGTAGGTCTGCTCTCCAGTTCTGTAGCTAATGCAAAATTCGACCTTATTCTGAGGGGGCACGTACCCAGGCAGTTGAATGGCAAACGAGAATGTGTCTGTATCCTGACAACAACAGACATTATTCATAAATGTGCATTCCTCATCCTGGAAGCTCTTCCAGGTGTCGAAGGTGATCCGCACATGAACCAACTTCTCGTAGGCCAGGTTACGTACTTTGATGGTGCCAGTTAGGGCCCGCTCCTGTAGGGTACAGTTCTCCAAACAAACAAAGTTTTTCAGCAGCCGGCTACGGAAATCTAGGTAGTCAGCCGCTGGCTGCGGAAAGTCTAGAATTCTGTTCTGGGCCAAGTTTATATGAAGAGTGGCTGTGACATCCTCTAGGTCTTCCAGGTCAAACTGCAGTTCGGATGTAGCAGGTTCTCTTTTATCAAAAGCTGAGAAGACGTGCACCGCTGTTAATGACATACCCTTTGAGTCAGCAAACACAACCTTCTTTTTGGCCTTGGATTTTGGGGTCTGCCAGCCCAGACGATGGGGCTCCAGGTGGGTTCTGGAGCTCAAGCAGGGCCGCAGGGGTTTGTAGCAGGTGTTGACCAGGTTGCGCTTCCTGTAGTCTTCATAAGAGCTCAGGAAGTTACGCAATGGGGGAGAATGGGTGATGTACAGCTGCACAGCCACATCTACGGGCATAACTGGACCCGGCATTGGAGGACTGAGGAGATGAATAACTCTAAACACATACAGAGAAGCCAGATGTATGAGTACAATGTCTTTAAAATAGTTCTTAAGATATTCTGCTATAAAATGATGTTTTTGGAGGAAGCAGTCTGCCTTTatgaaacaacaaaatacaaattaGACAAAGTGGAAATGACAAATGATCGTGACAGAGGCCCTGTAAATATATATGCAAGGGTTTCAAGCATTTCGATactaaccagaaaaaaaaagttacaaatacaagttttatttttGGTGCGTTTTCACATGGTAATACAGTTGGATGCTGTGATTAGGTACTTTGTAGGTAACTTTTTATTGAACCCAAGTCCTACCCCCATCACTCATGTTAATCACTTCTCCTCCCCCCTCACTCACTTCTAGTACCTCTCATGAGAACTATACTAACGTTACATTTGAGAACTTTAATCGCGTTACCCGAACACGTAACGTAACCAAAGCAACAATTGGGCGTTCGAAAACTTTTTGTTAGAAAGATACGTGACAAAACATTTGTCATtatcacttatatatatatatatatatatatatatatatatatatatatatatatatatatatatatatatatatatatattaaataatcacaGAGaggttaattttgttttaaatatctttaacATAACTAACATTAGTCGACGTGTCGCTAACTGTAATAGAGGCATCAGAAAACCctttgtatttttaaaacctATTGGTTTAAATAACGTTCTTACCTTGTGGAACTCATTGAGAAGGTGCTTCAGTTTAAAGTGGTCTCTTGAGCAAAGCACATTACAGGAGATACAGGATTTTCAAACAATTCCAGAGCGCtggattttaatgtaaaaattcgTTATTGTAGCAGTTCACCCCCAGAACTAAAGCCTATCCGCTGCGATCTGTTGACACACCCACTCCACGCTGCACGCGA
This DNA window, taken from Carassius auratus strain Wakin chromosome 14, ASM336829v1, whole genome shotgun sequence, encodes the following:
- the LOC113113686 gene encoding protein phosphatase 1 regulatory subunit 3C-B-like, producing MSSTRVIHLLSPPMPGPVMPVDVAVQLYITHSPPLRNFLSSYEDYRKRNLVNTCYKPLRPCLSSRTHLEPHRLGWQTPKSKAKKKVVFADSKGMSLTAVHVFSAFDKREPATSELQFDLEDLEDVTATLHINLAQNRILDFPQPAADYLDFRSRLLKNFVCLENCTLQERALTGTIKVRNLAYEKLVHVRITFDTWKSFQDEECTFMNNVCCCQDTDTFSFAIQLPGYVPPQNKVEFCISYRTGEQTYWDNNDGRNYGLVSTSLQQNNTQNSSNRGKKPNESNKLVKKTQNKEVSKCKSLYESNSIFQNWQSWGNIATSGPFW